ttcatttttgatGCCCTCTACTAGCACTCTTTCGGTTGTCAACACACTTTATGTATTATTTATTCTATGCTTGTGTATTATTCGGAGTGATGAGCTCAATGTTTTCTCGAAGGACAAGCGAAAACTTTTCTATGTTATAACAGATGGTACCAAATTGACCACTAGACATGCTCAATCGACCCCGCTGTTGGGTTATTAGACGTTTTGCAAGTCAACATGCCTATCAAAAGACATTAAATCTACCCCAGACTAAATTTGCCAATAGATCAAACCTACAGAGGACTGTTAATGAATTGATTCCAGAATCCTGTGATAAAATCTACAAATctcaattacaagaatttttaaGCAAGATAGAGGAGTTAGGAGATGATTCCAACGCAAAACTGAAGCTCGTCGAAGAGAACCTGTTTGTTTTACAAGACGGACCGCCTTATGCCAATGGAGATTTACACTATGGACATGCCCTAAACAAGATTCTAAAGGATATCATTAATCGATACCAGTTATCCCAGGGTAAATACATCTTTTATAAACCAGGTTGGGATTGTCATGGATTACCGATTGAAATGAAGGCTTTAAAACAGTTCAATCCTGATCAATTGGGAAAAGTATCACCGGTAAAAATTAGGGCAATGGCATCTAACCATGCTAGAAAGGCTATTAAATTACAGAAGGAACAATTTGGGAAATTTGCCATTATGACAGATTGGGATAAACCCTATGTGACAATGGAGTCAGAATACGAAATAAACCAACTAAGGGTGTTTCTGAAATTAGTTTCTAGAGGACTTATAAAGAGACAGAACAAACCTGTTTATTGGGGGACAGAAACTAGAACTGCATTAGCAgaaggtgaattggaatatAACGAAAACCATAAATCAAAGGCAGCATATGTGGAATTCCCGCTCACTAAAGACTCGTGTTCGAAATTGTTTGAGTCTGCCAATATTACTCCGGTTGCAGATGTCAGTTTGTTAATTTGGACGACAACACCATGGAcacttttttccaataGGGCTATTTGCTTCAATGAAAAGTACGAGTACCAATTGTTAAGggacaacaacaacggcGGTAATTATGTGGTTGTAGAATCAAATTTGGCagaaaaattagaatttttaatcAACTACCAAAAAGTTGCAGCTGTCTCCGGTTCTGCATTGTCTCGTTTGCAATACACTAATCCCTTGTTGGGAGACCGTGTAGAACGTCCACTTTTACACGGTGACCACGTCACTAATTCGGCAGGTACAGGTCTTGTTCATACTGCTCCTGGACATGGGTTTGATGACTACAATGTGGCACATAATCACAAAGTTGAAGTTGTTTCACCGGTGGACGCAGCAGGTCGGTTCAAACTAGAAGAACTACCACCACACTTACATGAATTGCTAACAGAACATCAAACTGGGTTACCTCGACTAGTATTAGAACCTTCTACCGCCAAAGTTATCCTTGATATGCTTCAGAAAATGGGAATGCTATGCAGTAGCCATGATTATACCCATTCGTATCCATATGATTGGAGATCAAAAAAGCCTGTTATCATTAGAGCTACACCTCAGTGGTTTGCCGATTTGCACGATGTGAAAGGAGATGCCATTGAATCATTGGAGAAGGTGAAGTTTTATCCAGATCGTGGTAATGCCAGATTATCGTCATTTATCAAGAACAGAAATGAATGGTGTATATCTAGGCAACGTTCTTGGGGGGTCCCCATTCCTGcattttacaagaaggATGATCCAGATGTGACTTTGATGACTGAAGAAACTGTCGCGCACGTTATTCAAGTTATAAGAGAAAAGGGAATTGACGCATGGtttaaatttgatgattctaACATGGCGGATTGGTTACCGCCAAGATATAAGAACGAAGCTAATTCGTACTACAGAGGTAAAGACACCATGGACGTTTGGTTTGATAGTGGTACTGCTTGGAATGagttaaaagatttttatttgaaagaattgaagcTGAAACAGCTACCAACGTATTTGGCAGATGTGTATTTGGAAGGTTCAGATCAACACAGAGGTTGGTTTCAGAGTTCAACTTTGACTAGGGTAGCATACTCAGGAAAACCAGTGGCTCCATTTAAAACTCTAATCACACACGGTTTTACGCTGGATGAAAATGGAATAAAGATGTCGAAATCCATTGGTAATGTCATCTCGCCAGATGCAATCATACAAGGTGACAAAACCCGTGGACTCCCAGCTCTAGGCGTGGATGGCTTAAGGTACCTGGTAGCACAATCGAATTTTACCGCAGATGTTGCAGCTGGTCCCGTTATTATGAATCATGTCGCAGAAGCCTTGAAGAAGTTCAGGTTGGCCTTCCGATTCCTTTTGGGTAACTTACAGAAAGCCACTTTCCAAAAAATTTCTTACGACCAATTGAGACCAATTGACAAATATACTCTTTACAAACTGCAAGAGTTGCAAATTACGGCCAGAACTTTTTACaatgaaaacaatttttctaaaGTTTTGACCGCGGTTCAATATCATATGAGTAATGACTTGTCTGCACTGTATTTCGATATTTCCAAGGATAGTCTCTACTCAGATGCTCTTGACTCTTTCAAAAGACAACAGATTCAAACCGTATTGCTGCAGATTCTGTTGAGTTATACTGCCATAATAGGTCCTATTTTGCCCACACTAGTTCAAGAAGTTTGGAATGCTTTACCACTAAAATGGTTAGGTGAGGAAGAGcatcaaaaattgacaGTTTTCAGGACATGGCCCCACTACGATATTCCTGAATCTGCAAAGAATTCCTTCGCGAACTGTGAACTGAGATTgcttgatgaatttcaaagaCAATTCGATacattggaaaaatctATTACGAAACCAGTGCAAACTGTCACGAGGATACGTTCCTCTGAATGTCCATTACCATATAATGAGGATGAACTAGCCGATATCCTGAGAACTGCAAGAGTTGAAATTATTAGTGGAGGTGTTCCTGAGGAGACCGAAACGGAAATTTCATTGCCAAATGGTACAAAATTGCATATGCTTGTTAGACCAAGCGAACTGAGTAAATGTCCCAGATGTTGGAAGCATAACTCTTCACAAGAAGACACACTATGTTCAAGATGTAATGATACTATTCATAACAAGGCTTGAGGAAGTCTTGTAATTTCATGTAAAAAGCTATACCGtagaataataaaaattgCTATACTGCTTAATGAGTACAATGTATGATGAGTCTCGTGTAAACTTGTTGAGTTTGATGAGCTCGGTACCCGAAGGtatattttccaattctaatCAAACCCACCATTGGaatcagattttttttGTGAATGTAAGTGTAATGCTCTTGGCACACCTTGCCAAGTTAAGCTGCTAGTATGCTAAATCGTTgtaatcaaattttggGCTACTATGACCAAATCCCGATACCTCGCCTATTCTCCGGTTATAACTCCAGGCACCGTCATCGTTCTCAGTGCTTCAGCCGCACTAATAGAAGTGCATGAAGTCCCCACAAGATAACAAACATTAGACTCCGGAAAACAGTATTGGACTACCCTTGAGAAGTTTGGATAGACTCTAATCCATGCATTCAGAATGTTCAAATGCTGATCTGTCTGCCCCGGATAGTCAAAACTCATTAAAAAGCGATGAGCATCCATTACCGCAGCGGTTTAATAAAGGGGACGCTAGTTCAGTATCTACTACTTTAGAACCTTCTGAAGATCTCAAAGGATTAtctaaattgaaagatagACAACTGTGGGTGACTCGAAATGAACGTAGAGGTGTAGTAGCTAATTTATCGTTGATTCCAGAGTTCAAGGACTCGAGAGATTATCCAGAAAGCGTTAAAAAATCCATTGTCTTTGTTATTGCATTCTCATCAATGATGGGACCTATGGCGACTTCAATAATTTTCCCGTCGATTCATGAGATAGAGAAGGATTTTAGTACTACGTCTATGGTGGTTAACGTCTCAGTGGGTGTCTATCAGATTAGTCTCGGAGTTTTTCCGCTGTGGTGGTCTTCCATATCAGAGATGAATGGCAGGAGAACCGTTTACGTGGTTTCGTTTATGTTACTGTTGGGATTTAACATTGGGTGTGCGCTATCGCCTAATATTGGTGCTTTCATAGCTTTAAGGTTTTTATCAGGTGCAGCATCTGCATCGGTACAATCCGTGGGAGCGGGAACAGTTTCTGATCTTTACGTATCAGAACAAAGAGGCAGGAACCTGGGAATATATTATTTGGGGCCCTTATTAGCTCCtttaatttcaccaattaTCGGAGCTGCATTGGTTTCTCACTGGTCTTGGAGATCTACACAATGGTTCTTGGTTATTTTGGCGGGTGCTAACGTTTTGATTTTAATACTATTCCTACCAGAAACGTTGAGAAAGCAAGACAATAGTGCTGCGATATCTGCAGTGTTGCAAGAACGTAGAGGTCTTTTACCGTCACAACAACATGAAAAAGTATTAGAACTAATTGATGTGGATCGACATTCTGGGCGTGAAATCGAGTCTTCTCCTGAGGGGCTTTTCTATCCAGTTGATCCAAGCACAAGCTTGCATCGTATAATTTCTGAGAATAGTAGCTCTCGTAACTATGGTCTTTTGGAACCCAACATTGATATGGATGCTCCACAGGTATCAAGAATTCAATCCCATCATCCAAACTTACAAAAAATGATGCGTGAGGATGATTTAAGAAGGGTTCAGCACGATGTGAGGGAAGGCATTTCTAAACTAGCTTCAAAATTTACGGAGGCTACTTCATCTGATATATCTCCTTCACCTGAAAGCAAATGGGACACATTTAAGCGCCTAGCTTATATCTATCTGTTTAGACCCATCAAGTCTGTTTATTTCCTAAAGTATCCTCCGGTGATGTTGGCCATTATCTTTTCATCCGTTTCATTCTCCATTCTCTATTTTGTAAATATGACTTTGGAATACGATTACTCGAGATCACCTTACAATTTTCCACCAATGCTTGTAGGTCTCATGTACATACCGAATTCAGTGACCTACATACTAGCTGCTATCCTTGGTGGTAAGTGGGTTGACTACTTATTAATTCAATATAAGGCAAAGCATGGAATTCtggcaccagaggcacgTATTTCTTGGAACATCGTTACCGCCGTGATCAGTTTCCCCATCTCGTTAGTCATTTTTGGATGGTGTATAGATAAGGGAGAACATTGGGAAACACCATTGGTTGGTACTGCTCTATTTGGTTATGCTTCCATGATGACTATTGGCGCCACGGTATCGTATCTGGTAGATTCACTGCCCGGCAGAGGTGCTACGGGAGTTGcattaaacaatttgatcaGACAGCTGCTAGCGGCTGTTGCAGTCTTTGTTACAGAACCTTTGATCAAGGGTATGGGAACAGGATGGTTATTTACGATGCTGGCATTTATCATTATCGCTGCCGCAAGTGTCCTGGTGATCATAAAGAAACACGGCGATTATTGGAGGGAGAACTACGATTTACAGAAATTATACAATTATTTAGAATAATACCTAGTAAAATTTAACAAATGTATGAATGTCAAATATCAAATAAGTTCGATAGTGTACTAGTGTTAAATCACAGTGTTCTCTGGTTGattgaattgatcttcGGACCCTTACGAAAATCCACTGCGTTTAGAGGAACCTTCGAATTGAAGGGTAAAGGGTTTTGGTAtatccaaaaatgaatGTTATCATCAATTCAGCTGGTAATACACTTTATCGTTGTCCACTTGTGGGTAAAAAGCTACTTTTAACACCAGGTCCATTAAATATCTTGATTTCCAAGTATTCAACAGTcaataatgaaaagaattcaTCGAGTAGAaaccaaaatcaaaatcaacaGGATAGACTGCATAAAATCATTGccaaatcaaagattttatccaaattaaatcaaaatccAAGATTTGCAAGTTATTTTGCTAGATTATCTGATGCAGGCGTCACTTCGACGGTGACTTCTTTTCTAATTTTACATGAATTTACTGCAATTGTACCGCTATTTGGACTATGGTACATATTCTACCAGCTAGATCTACCTGAACAGTATGAATTACCTCTGTATTTTACGGATCTCTTGAACCGGTGTGGTGATGCCATGGAGAAACTGGTTGGTGATAAGTATGCCAGTGACTTAGATCACAATAGACTCATACTTGCAGGTGCCATTTCATACTCGATTGTCAAGCTCTTATACCCAATTCGAGTGTTTGCGAGTCTCTGGGGGGCTCCATATGTGGGGAGGTGGATTTTAAGTCCATTCCGTAGAATAAGGTCTAAATATGCCAAGAAGGGTGAGAAATCTGCTGAGAATTTTGATGGATAAACTCAGACTTCTAAGTATTTATTAGTTCACTTTGCCTGAGCTTCGTACATCATCTCAGTTTTAAATCGTTTCGATTTCTCGAGTTCATTCTGTGTATAATAGTGCCATTCATTATTAGCCTCCGGTACCTTTGGATACAGGATCACTTCGTTCTTCTATGATACATGTACAAACAAAAGTAGAGTAAGAAGCTTTGATATCTAGCATATTACTGTTGGGTTGGATGATTAAAATATTTTAGTTCTAATGTacaatagtaatgaaaaGGTACCAAACCCTTACCAGCGCATACCACAAGGTATTGTGCAGGCAGGCGGCCAACAACGTGTACAACCGCAGcagcaaccacaacagGGATTTAGTGGTAGATCTCTCTGGCAGAATCAAGGAAGTCATCAATTCAATCAACAGCAATCTTCAGTTCTTGGTATGAAAAGTACTAGTGGCAGAAATGTCCACGGTAAGCAACCCATGCTGATGGCCAATAACGATGTATTCTCAATAGGACCCTATAAAGCAAGAAAGGATAGTACTAGAGTGTCGGTTTTGGATAAATATGAAATCATTGGATATATTGCGGCAGGTACTTATGGTAAAGTTTACAAGGCTAGAAGGCGAGCAATTTctaaagatgatgatacTAGCATCGATCCTGTTAACACTGAAATGAACGGTAGCGATCTTGGTGGATTACAGACTAGACAGTCTATGTTGGCTGAATCTAATAGTCATCCGGATGCTGAAATTGTGAATCGGTCTGTTCGTACCTCAGAATCAGAGATTAATGGATTGAGAACATCAGATTCAGGAATATTGAGCGCCAACAATACACATTCCCCTATTGGAACCCATGGTTCCAATGGTACATTAACACCAAAAGGTGCCATTTTCAGGAAAAAAGCTTCACCGGTTTATTATGCTATCAAGAAGTTCAAAACGGAAAGAGATGGTGTGGAGCAAACTCATTACACTGGTATTTCTCAAAGTGCATGTAGAGAAATGGCATTATGTCGagaattggataataaGCATTTGACACAATTGACAGAAATATTTTTGGAGAGAAAAAGCATTTACATGGTTTACGAATTTGCAGAACATGATCTTCTACAAATTATTCATTTCCACTCACATCCTGAGAAGCGAATGATTCCACAGAAAATGATTGGATCAATCATGTGGCAGATATTAGACGGTGTCTCATATTTACAtcaaaattggattttACACAGAGATTTAAAACCAGCCAATATTATGGTCACTGTAGATGGGTGTGTCAAAGTTGGTGATTTAGGGTTGGCAAggaaattttacaatatGCTACAGACACTGTATACGGGGGATAAGGTCGTCGTAACCATTTGGTACAGAGCTCCTGAACTCCTTTTAGGCGCTAGGCATTATACACCAGCGATCGACCTTTGGGCTGTAGGATGTATATTTGCAGAACTAATTGGATTACAACCTATCTTCAAAGGTGAAGAGGCAAAGATGGATTCTAAGAAAAGTGTCCCATTTCAGTCGAATCAACTACAAAGAATACTGGAGGTTCTCGGAAGTCCcaatcaaaagaattggccAAATATTCATAAGTATCCGGAATACGAACAGTTGGGTAAGTTTCCCAAATATCGAGACAACCTTGCCACTTGGTATCACTCTGCTGGCGGAAGAGATAAGAATGCTCTAGATTTACTCTACAAATTATTGATTTACGATCCTACTCAAAGGATTGACGCTATTAACGCATTAGATCATGAGTATTTTACCAGTGGAGAATTCCCCGTGTGCGAGAATGTTTTCGAAGGTCTGAATTACAAATATCCTGCTAGAAGAATTCATACTAATGATAACGACATTACGAACTTGGGTATTCATAGGAATAAAGGCATTAGTTCACAACAACCTGCTGTTGTTAACAACTCTTCTACCGCCGCCTTGGGAGGATTGGGCGTCAACAGACGTATCCTGGCAGCCGCAGCTGCAGCCGCAGCTGCAGTTTCTGGAAACAATCCATCAGGACAGCCTGCTTCTCGTAGCGGTGAACCAAacagaaagaagagaaggTGATACCGGTGAAGTGTTTAAGGACAGAGGAACAAAACTTATGGCCCTTCTGTTTCTTCTATcgaaaattggaaagaaaatcTTATGTAACTCATGTAACAACTAAATACCGATTCTTATTATTGCCAGTAATTCgataaaaataatatacAAGTAAGCAATACATACACATAAGAGAAAGCTTATTTCTTGTTGTGCCTCTTCTTACGTTTGATTCCGATTAATCTCTTCGTATCATCACTTAAACCAGAATCCGTTCTGTTACGTTTTTGACTGGATTTATTATCATCGTTCGATGATTTAGTGTCCTGAGTTGAACTAGTATCTTGATTCGAATTAGTGTCTTTAATCAAATTTCCTTTCTCGTCCCTCTTGTTAGATGGCTCTCTAGCTTGCTTTACACGTTCCCTTCTTCTCTTAAGCACACTTGCATTTTCAATGGCAAACTCAACGCAAAGACGTCTACTTGCCTTCTGGTCTAAATCGGCGtattttctttcttcttcgttCAAACCTTCCAAGATTTCTCCCTTGGTCACTTGGTGTACGTTCATCCATCTTAATCCCATAAGAGCATGCTTATGATCTTTAAATTCCACGAAACCATAACCTCTacttcttccttttgaagATCCCTTGACTTCATTGATAACCTTAGCCTGCTTGACAACACCATGTTTcttatctttcttcttttgatgTTCGATTTCTTCGTCTGTCATATGTCTATATTTCTCCTTGGTAGATCTTAcgatttcttctttgctCAATGGATGCCTTACACCTGATTTCACTTCCGCGGCAAATTGCACAACAGCCTTCCTTGCCAAAGCCTTTAATGCTTTGTCATTCATTGAACGTGGCAGGTTTCTGATAGCCAATCTAGTCAAGGACAAATGCAATGAAGGGttcttctttaattgtTCCACTCTGAGATTGTAAGAAGCATTACGAACTTCCATATCCTTTTCACTTAAGAGAGCAGCTAACTTTGAACCTTCTAGCACTTTACCTTCATTCAATAAATATAAACTACGTCTATCCTTTTCACCTGGAGCTTTACCTAAGGCTTCCTTCCTTTTGTTCGCATTCTTCTCAGCCATAAAATCAGCTTGTTCTCTCTTCA
The genomic region above belongs to Zygosaccharomyces rouxii strain CBS732 chromosome F complete sequence and contains:
- a CDS encoding MFS transporter (similar to uniprot|P38227 Saccharomyces cerevisiae YBR043C QDR3 Multidrug transporter required for resistance to quinidine barban cisplatin and bleomycin member of the major facilitator superfamily of transporters conferring multiple drug resistance (MFS-MDR)), which produces MHSECSNADLSAPDSQNSLKSDEHPLPQRFNKGDASSVSTTLEPSEDLKGLSKLKDRQLWVTRNERRGVVANLSLIPEFKDSRDYPESVKKSIVFVIAFSSMMGPMATSIIFPSIHEIEKDFSTTSMVVNVSVGVYQISLGVFPLWWSSISEMNGRRTVYVVSFMLLLGFNIGCALSPNIGAFIALRFLSGAASASVQSVGAGTVSDLYVSEQRGRNLGIYYLGPLLAPLISPIIGAALVSHWSWRSTQWFLVILAGANVLILILFLPETLRKQDNSAAISAVLQERRGLLPSQQHEKVLELIDVDRHSGREIESSPEGLFYPVDPSTSLHRIISENSSSRNYGLLEPNIDMDAPQVSRIQSHHPNLQKMMREDDLRRVQHDVREGISKLASKFTEATSSDISPSPESKWDTFKRLAYIYLFRPIKSVYFLKYPPVMLAIIFSSVSFSILYFVNMTLEYDYSRSPYNFPPMLVGLMYIPNSVTYILAAILGGKWVDYLLIQYKAKHGILAPEARISWNIVTAVISFPISLVIFGWCIDKGEHWETPLVGTALFGYASMMTIGATVSYLVDSLPGRGATGVALNNLIRQLLAAVAVFVTEPLIKGMGTGWLFTMLAFIIIAAASVLVIIKKHGDYWRENYDLQKLYNYLE
- the SSN3 gene encoding cyclin-dependent serine/threonine protein kinase SSN3 (similar to uniprot|P39073 Saccharomyces cerevisiae YPL042C SSN3 Component of RNA polymerase II holoenzyme involved in RNA pol II carboxy-terminal domain phosphorylation) — protein: MYNSNEKVPNPYQRIPQGIVQAGGQQRVQPQQQPQQGFSGRSLWQNQGSHQFNQQQSSVLGMKSTSGRNVHGKQPMLMANNDVFSIGPYKARKDSTRVSVLDKYEIIGYIAAGTYGKVYKARRRAISKDDDTSIDPVNTEMNGSDLGGLQTRQSMLAESNSHPDAEIVNRSVRTSESEINGLRTSDSGILSANNTHSPIGTHGSNGTLTPKGAIFRKKASPVYYAIKKFKTERDGVEQTHYTGISQSACREMALCRELDNKHLTQLTEIFLERKSIYMVYEFAEHDLLQIIHFHSHPEKRMIPQKMIGSIMWQILDGVSYLHQNWILHRDLKPANIMVTVDGCVKVGDLGLARKFYNMLQTLYTGDKVVVTIWYRAPELLLGARHYTPAIDLWAVGCIFAELIGLQPIFKGEEAKMDSKKSVPFQSNQLQRILEVLGSPNQKNWPNIHKYPEYEQLGKFPKYRDNLATWYHSAGGRDKNALDLLYKLLIYDPTQRIDAINALDHEYFTSGEFPVCENVFEGLNYKYPARRIHTNDNDITNLGIHRNKGISSQQPAVVNNSSTAALGGLGVNRRILAAAAAAAAAVSGNNPSGQPASRSGEPNRKKRR
- the ISM1 gene encoding isoleucine--tRNA ligase ISM1 (similar to uniprot|P48526 Saccharomyces cerevisiae YPL040C ISM1 Mitochondrial isoleucyl-tRNA synthetase null mutant is deficient in respiratory growth); translated protein: MLNRPRCWVIRRFASQHAYQKTLNLPQTKFANRSNLQRTVNELIPESCDKIYKSQLQEFLSKIEELGDDSNAKLKLVEENLFVLQDGPPYANGDLHYGHALNKILKDIINRYQLSQGKYIFYKPGWDCHGLPIEMKALKQFNPDQLGKVSPVKIRAMASNHARKAIKLQKEQFGKFAIMTDWDKPYVTMESEYEINQLRVFLKLVSRGLIKRQNKPVYWGTETRTALAEGELEYNENHKSKAAYVEFPLTKDSCSKLFESANITPVADVSLLIWTTTPWTLFSNRAICFNEKYEYQLLRDNNNGGNYVVVESNLAEKLEFLINYQKVAAVSGSALSRLQYTNPLLGDRVERPLLHGDHVTNSAGTGLVHTAPGHGFDDYNVAHNHKVEVVSPVDAAGRFKLEELPPHLHELLTEHQTGLPRLVLEPSTAKVILDMLQKMGMLCSSHDYTHSYPYDWRSKKPVIIRATPQWFADLHDVKGDAIESLEKVKFYPDRGNARLSSFIKNRNEWCISRQRSWGVPIPAFYKKDDPDVTLMTEETVAHVIQVIREKGIDAWFKFDDSNMADWLPPRYKNEANSYYRGKDTMDVWFDSGTAWNELKDFYLKELKLKQLPTYLADVYLEGSDQHRGWFQSSTLTRVAYSGKPVAPFKTLITHGFTLDENGIKMSKSIGNVISPDAIIQGDKTRGLPALGVDGLRYLVAQSNFTADVAAGPVIMNHVAEALKKFRLAFRFLLGNLQKATFQKISYDQLRPIDKYTLYKLQELQITARTFYNENNFSKVLTAVQYHMSNDLSALYFDISKDSLYSDALDSFKRQQIQTVLLQILLSYTAIIGPILPTLVQEVWNALPLKWLGEEEHQKLTVFRTWPHYDIPESAKNSFANCELRLLDEFQRQFDTLEKSITKPVQTVTRIRSSECPLPYNEDELADILRTARVEIISGGVPEETETEISLPNGTKLHMLVRPSELSKCPRCWKHNSSQEDTLCSRCNDTIHNKA
- the MRX11 gene encoding Mrx11p (some similarities with uniprot|Q6LE92 Saccharomyces cerevisiae YPL041C Hypothetical ORF), which encodes MNVIINSAGNTLYRCPLVGKKLLLTPGPLNILISKYSTVNNEKNSSSRNQNQNQQDRLHKIIAKSKILSKLNQNPRFASYFARLSDAGVTSTVTSFLILHEFTAIVPLFGLWYIFYQLDLPEQYELPLYFTDLLNRCGDAMEKLVGDKYASDLDHNRLILAGAISYSIVKLLYPIRVFASLWGAPYVGRWILSPFRRIRSKYAKKGEKSAENFDG